A region of the Lycium barbarum isolate Lr01 chromosome 1, ASM1917538v2, whole genome shotgun sequence genome:
caaataaagcgaggcaaagcgctcaacatgttttgagcttcgcttcagggcttaagcgcgctttAAGAGCGCCTTTGAAAACACTGCTTTATCGTCAAAATGGTTGAAATATGATCCAGCCAGGCTGCTGATAAGCTTATCTTCGGACTAGGGGAAGCTTAAGTTTGAGAACTTCAATAGGGGAAGCTTAAGTTTGAGAACTTCGATAGGTTGTCTCCAATTCAGAGTTTATTTCCTTCACTTTCTGTCCATCGAGATCTGGAAAGGAAGTTGTCATATTCATCCATATGCAACAAAAATACGTATAAGTATTTTTCATATATGCCATAGCCAGTAGATTTCTTGGTGTACTTGGCTACTCAGTTTACTCTCATATGGCTCTAAAATTTTGAAacattcaaaaataaaaaaagtggtGGCCTTTACTGTGAGGGGCATTTGGGCTGAAATAGAGGTATATTATAATGGTAAAAAAAGAATTTCACCATACTTTTCAGTTGGAAATGCGTTAGGATAATATCTAAGTGCTCAAATGTGAAGATAACACATGCGTGGTGCCAGGCCATACTCGGGTGTCCAAGAGACACACCTTTGCCAAGTAGAGATGTTTAAATGATCATTTTTTTATTGTTCTAAATGGTCACTTAGAAAGTTAAAGTGTCTATCTAGCAGTTGGTGGCACTTAAAGTGTCACTCTATGTATTTGGCCTTTTTCTTATGAGTTGTGAGAAAAATCACTTCTCTTTGCAGTTACCTAATTGTCTGGGGGCAATTCACTTCTCATTACAAGCCTAATCCATTCTAATGAGTAATGATGCTTGACCTTGCAAAAGAATCACCTAGTGCTTAACAGCAAGCCacattttttattaattaaacTTTTATATGTTATGTGCAAATTTGGTTGCTCTTAGATTTATCTTGAGCAAGAAATCAGCGCACATGCTGTTGAATTGATCTATTTTCTGCGCAGACTAAAGGTGGCGTCGGAGATACATTCCAAACAATTTTGCTGGAGAAGGGCCAATTTGCGCCACCTGTGAGTAATGCCTTTACTGTAGTGAACTAGACTATCTGAAGAACTAGCTTGAGAACAGAGTTGATTTGCTTTTTGAGTTTGTTTCAACTCCATTTTCCCTGCATTGCTACATTTCCAGTTACCAGAACAGCAGCAATTACATCCAGTCTAATGTGTTTTCACTAATGGAGCACATAAATGGTTTTTCAATACTGAAAGTGGAAATGGAGATATGTGATACTTTCTTTTGGCTACTACCATGAAATATTTTATTAAAAATGCTTCTATCATCAAACACTTATGAATTTTTATACGATCTTGATTTGATCGTTCCTTGTCTCAATTAGCTTTTAGGCCCAACAAAATCCAAGAACGGGCTTATATTAATATCATTTTTCCCTGACATTGATTCAGGCATCAAAAAGTGTGAAGAAGGTAGATGTGGAGTCAAATGCCAAAAAGACTGAGCCAGAGACCAAACAGGTTAGTAGTTCAGAAGCGGACTGAAAAAAAAAGAACAATAGTGGAGCGGTATGTAACTTGTAGCAGTTTAACATTCGGTCATTTTTATTCCTCCTACAGAAAAATACTTTTTTGTTATTTCATTTTGTTTCTTATTTTCTGGACCTTTTGTTGCAATTGTAGCAAAAAAATTTGTATTGTTTTCTTCAATTAGTGACAGTAGAAAATATTGTCATTACTTATTATTGGTGTCTTGCAGTCGTAGGTACTCTGGTATCACTAGTTTGCTATAGTGGCGCATGCTTGATGCTTTCAGTTTTTAGTTTCTCTGAAATTGCACAAATCTTGAACTGTTTCTAACACCTATCTTTAAATTCTCTGAAGAAGAAAGCTGCTGCAGAAAAGCAGAAGTTGCCTGAAAAGGTAGATGAGAAAGATAAAGATATCAGCGTTAGTTTGCTTAAATTACAGATTGGCCACATTAAAAAAGCATACAAACATCCATCAGCTGACAGGTATTTTAGCTACTCTCTCTTTCGTTTTACTTGTAGTCTCTTTTCCTAAACTTGTCCGCTCCCTAGAAACTGTATACGGTTATCTAATTTGTTATAAAACCTTTTCCTGCGTTATCCCTGTGTACAGCTTACTGGTTGAGGAGATAGATGTTGGAGAAGAAAAATGTCGGCAAGTAGTTAGTGGCCTGGCGAAGTTTTGCAGTCCAGAAGAGTTGACTGTATGCTCTGTCATTAAGCATTCATATATGCCTAATTCTGGTTTCTCTGAATTGTATTTGCAGTATCATTTAGGGAGCTTCTATTCCTTCTAATTAATTTATTCTGGTCGTTGTGCATGCAGAATCGCCTTGTGGTGCTTGTGACAAACATGAAACCATCAAAACTACGTGATGTCACATCAGAGGGAATGGTATTATATCCTCATCTAAGATATGAATAATCACATTATATTTTCCAGTAGTGTGGGATTTTAATGTGGGTGTAGCTTATGCTACTGAACCTTTTGCCTTGTATTGAATGTTCTActtccttttccttttcatttgCTATCTGGATCTGGTGAATTCTCAGTGTCTCTAAAACTTTAGGTCTCTATGGTACTTTTCTTTATTCAATAGCTAGATGTGCTTAAGGTAGTTTAGAACATCATCCACTTAAGCAGTTTGAATTTCAGATAAATCTAGTTTGCGCCTGGGAAAGCTTTGGTATTACTACATATAAACAGATTTGTGGATGAATGTGTAATCTTTCATAGTATTATCTCCATTCACAGTGCTATCTCTCATTTATCTACTGTTAACTattttttcttaatttccttTATAGGTTCTATGTGCTTCTAATGAAGATCATACTGTAGTGGAGCCTCTGATAGCACCAGCAGGTGCCAAAGTTGGGGAATGCATCTCATTTTCTGGGTATGTTTTGTAGCTAAACCTGTTAGTATTGCATAAATTTCAAATTCCAGGTTCTGTCTGCTTGATTTCTTTCACTGATTCACATAACATATATTAAGTGGATTGTATGAATAAAAAAGATTTCTTCATAAAAATAAATCAATAAATAAAATCTTTCTTTCACAAACCTTCTGTGTCATGTTGCTTTTAATTCTTGGGCTCTGCCTGTCGCCATTACCTGTTAAGTTCTGTCCAATTTTTGTTTCATGGCACGAGTTTTGGACTATATTTACCACCTTAAGAAGCAGAGAATTATAGAAAGTAAGTTCTTTCAACTGGAAGGTGATTTTGTGAAAAAGAAACATTTGAAATTCCAGTGCCATTAGATACTCAGTTGTCAGTGCTTCAGATCAAGTGACCTCAAGTCCAATATTCTCTTTTTCTCCCCCATTTTGATACTAATAAATAGTAATTATGGATGTCATAATTAGCATGTGTTTCCTCTATGTAAGTTTGCCGTCAGGCTggatatgacattatgatttttcttcttttctgtACTCCGAATTATTAACATATTTGTGGTTCTACATTTTTCTATCTAGACATGACGGGAAACCAGAAGATGTTCTGAATCCTAAAAAGAAGCAGTTTGATAAAATTGCGGTGGTATGAATCTTGATTTTTGTGACTATCTAAATCTTGTTTATGTTCAGTGGACGAGTAAATTTACTGCATTCAAATCTCTATTCTTATTTAACTGCTTGACGCGAATAGTTCGTCATGTTCTGTTCGTTGTCTATGAAGGTTGATAAACTCTCCAGACATATAAGAATACTCATTGCTCATGAAGAACTTCATGCTGTAGCTTAACATGGTTATGAAAATGAGACTAATTAGTTAAACTGAAGAGAAAGGGCCGTTCTTCTAAGTTTTCGATTATTTAGCTCGAGAATGAGTGAATGTAGGGCCTCTTTGAGTTTTTAGTTGCTTAGAGAGCAGAACAGTAAAAGTAGCTGCATGTTAACCTTTTGAACTATATATAATATGGGTAATGAAGTAGAGATCTGTTTCTTCGAACATGGTAAGAAAATGATTGCACATCACTTCAATCTTGTGGGATACCCCATCCATTAAGAATTTTAGATGTCTGTCATGTAAATTTTGTCATGTATTGCAGAACCTTTTCACGGATGACAAAGGAATTGCCACATTCAAAGGAATCCCATTCATGACATCTGCTGGACCATGCATTTCTTCAATTCCTCGAGCAACCATCAAGTGATTGCACTTTTTCAGCAGAATAACATACTTCATTGTAGCTTCTCTTCCTTTTAGGCTTGTACAAACTTTGTGGGAAATGCATTATTAAGTTTTGTTTCACTTGCATGAAATactgttctttcttttcttttgttagcTGAGATGGttttctgaaaagaaaaaaaagaagggaagTTGATTTTGTTGTATGTGTTTCTtctatagtcaaaatagtacttcAAAATTAGAACGGTGCTTATTGCATTCTTCAAAATTATGCAACGGTTTTAAGTAATTTGTAATCCAATCGTATCTTCATCTATAAACAACTACACCACTTGGGGAAGGGAGATTCAATTGGATTTAGGAATATTTCACAGTATATTTGTGAGCTTTATTTTCACTGTTGTGGCGTGAATAAACTGTATTTCTCTTATTTTATTTCAAGAAGAATTCAGAAAAGTGACAATGTTAAGGATAAAACCTCGAATATGGGATTCTTTATTTTGGGTATTGTTATCTTAAATAATCAGGAGATGATTTCTTTCCAAGTAAATTGAAAACCCGCTCTTCCATTTTCATTTAGTCGAATCGATTCAACTTGAGCCTATGAGAACGTGCATTTGATTTAATTCTGATTTGGttgcaaccaaaaaaaaaaaaaaaccgtaacTTTTACTTGGTGCATGTAGTTGTATCGTTATGTATCAAAATGAACTTCAATATAATGGCAGGATAAATAAGCTTTTACACTATTCATTAAAAAATAACTGTAAGTAATCTTTCATAAAAATGAGATTAGTAATTTCTTTGAAAAATAAGATCAGATTACCGTCATaacatgtaaaaattatatacacTACAGGTGCACACAAGTGAAGTCCATTTTAAATACACTAAAAATACACATAATGACCTGTTTGGCCATgataattttttacttttttctgcatttttttttcattttatttgaaaaaaagtatttggccatgaaaattccaaatacaacttgaagttgtatttgaaatttgaaaaacatctaaaaccttgttttcacttttCTCATTTTCAGTACCTTAatacaaccaaatattctttgcaaaaactataaccaaacacaacttcaacttcaactctaacttcaaaattccaaataaagtgaaaaatatttagttttcatggccaaacggctaCTTAGTGTAGTGAATAGCCTACCACAATAAATTCAACTTAATTGAATGATGAAGTATAGAAATGGACTGAAAATCAGATCCATTGATTGCATGCTTAGCAATTACTCTTAATGAGTTCTTGAGACAATACATATCTCTTGGTGAAAATTAATTTGTAGGAGATACCAACAATGTAGCATCCAGATTTGGTCCCCATTATGAGGATTTAGCTGGATACGGTATCATTTATTTTCAAAATCTTTTCTATTTTTGCAGCAGATACTCTCCATCCTATTCCGCCTTTTAATTGAAATATTGAGACCTACTTGATTTATTTTAAGCAAATAAAGTACTTTGGTatggatttaacttatatacactgaTAATGTAAATAACTTTCACTCAATTTTACACTATTAGAGTAATCTAGCAGTTTTAGCAAGTGTCCGTCGTTTAACGTAATAATACTATAAGTTAAACTCATTACTTATTACCTTCAATTACTTACAAATACAAACGCTAAAATATTGTCCTCTACCACCTCTCATTAAAAAAATACTCcaatagaaaaggaaaaaaggaatgAGCTGGAAGGAGCATCTTAGGAATCAGTGTGCAGATATTGATATAGATATAGTTTAAGTGAAAATCAAGAGAAACCCAAATATGAAGATCACATAATATCTTTGACAATCCTTTTCTTTGATCTTATTTTTATCATTTTGCCAAGAAAATTTCAGGATCTTTCCCTTCTCAATCACAGTTTTAAATATACACCACCCCATTACTTTCTTTCGAAGTTTTATTATAATCTACAGTAACTTCTTTCTCCCTGTATATTGTGAACGTGAAATTTCTTCGGATTTTAAATTTGAGTGAAGGAAATGGAGATGTTTGCTTCATCGTCAATTTCAAGGGGAATGGAAGAAGTTCTTGCAAGTGATGAACCACATGTGCTAGCAGTGGATGACAATCTTATTGATCGTAAACTTGTTGAGAGATTACTCAAGAAATCATCTTGCAAAGGTAAtcactttcttgaatattctCACTTTGTAGTATTTAGAATGATGTGATGGTATGTTGCAGTTTCTTTTACTTTTAGACTTGATACCAATATAATGTTGAATGTTTTCCAAGCTTGTGCACTGAGCAGAAAAAATTATGCAAAGTGaccaaaaagaaattaaaatgtcTCGCTTGAGATTTGAACTTGTAACCTAAAGTAAATTTTGAACCTTCTTTCCATTAAACAAGAATCTTCTCTTATGACAAGGGCATACAATTGGTCATACATAACAAAAGTTCGTTTTTACTGTATTTGCATATTATAGTTTTCTGCAAAGGAAATTAGATTGAACCCTTAGTTTTACATAGCTCCGCCCCTAAATGTGCAATATAGAAAATACCATTCCCAGAAAATAGAAAAGATCAAGAACAAAAGAAGAATGGGAGATGAAGAGTTTATGTAATTTCCTTTTAAATCTGGTCCTTCCGACCCAACCAGTAGGGGATACACCtttagtaggcatttggccataggATGTGAGATTCAAATTCGAAGTTTTGATTAGAAATCAGCATTTGTTTATGACACATAATAAAACTTCAACTTATTTGAATATCAAATTCTCCAAAAAGTAAGCTTTCAAATTTCAAGTTgtgatttcatttttttaaaaatgtaaaacttgacctaTAAGTTTATATTTGGTAAAGAAGATCCATCATCTTAAATTTTGCAAAAAAAAGATCCATGCTCGACGTGAAGAGATTGTTTGTATCGCGTGGGAGGATTATATCACTGAATAGCcaattatgattattgtttacTTATTGGACAGGCGGGTCTTTGTAGATTATGTGTATTAGAAAGTTTGTAATATCATGCATTTATTTATAAAAGGAACATGGTGATATGCAATTCATTAATGCGGTGTTTAGAATATTTTGATACCTTGTTTATGAACTATGGTTTGCTTTTATAAGATTATATAAGAGTTAGAGAAGTTTTGATAAATTTCACAAATTGTGCGGTTTTCATGTTCATGAGAAAAAATAAACTTaaaaaatccaaattgcatgtcagAAGATTTCAATTTCAAATCATGCCCAAACTGATCCTTAGTATGGGGTGTCACTGTCACCATTTCATGGAATATTTTTGAAATTGTTTGGTTAAAAGAATAATGTGTACATTTATATTTTCGGTTTCGTCTCAGCATTGAGGTCGACTAAATCCAGATTCGTACCGTGCTCCCAATAAAGGCGACCCATACCCAGAACTCGAACCCCATAGCTCTGGTTAAagaaatatatatgtgtatataatggACGATGCTATTTTAAACTAATGCAAAGAAAATACTTATCAATTTGGTACTAGAAATATTGGGATTATAGATCCATACCGTTTGTATAACACCCTGCGTACTCCATTTGACCCAATAAACCCTACCTAGCGAAGGAGAAATCTTCCCCACGGAAGTAGTCAAAGGGAGAAAAGAGGAAAAGTTTAGGGAAAAAATAATACATAAACGTGGATGAAATTTACTAAATTGATATGACTTCTACCAAGTCCTTAAGTCAACCTTTTGGATTTGAAAACAGCTATGCCTACGTTATCCGGTGCTTTTCTTTATGTTTGCTTTAGATCTTTCAGAATCCTTTGTTGTAGACTTTTTAGCCCTTGTGCTTCATAACGTGCATGACTCAAATCATGTCTTCTCATTATTTTCCTTATCCAAAAATGGGAAATACACATGCCCGGATAACATAATTTATATTGTATCAAGATATTGTCTCAGTTTTTGGTTGGAAATTAATACCGTGTCTTCACTTGTTGCATCTGGATTTAACGACCAAGTCAGAAATTTCGTTAATGCATAAAAAGTAACTTTTGTCGTCATACACCCACAATATAATTTTTTGTATACACAATATAATTTGTCTATGGTGTTAACATAAATGTGAAACATCTATAATGCATAAGTCAAAGATGGATCTGTTTCATGATTTGCAAGTTTCCTTCAGTAACTACTGCAGAAGATGGTCTGAGGGCTTTGGAGTACTTGGGTTTGGGAGCGCATCAGGACAGCTCTACAAACAGCAATGTGAGTATCTATTGAACTAATGTTCTGTGTGCTCTCACAATGTAATGAATCTTTACACTAATAACCTGTTATAACCAATTAAATTGTACTTCaaagtatataacttaaactcataaAGAGAAAAATGAcactttctttccttttctgAATGCAGGCTCTACTAAGTCATGGTATTTATATATATTCTTTCTTTGCAGGGTTCAAAGGTTAATATGATAATAACAGATTATTGCATGCCAGGAATGACAGGTTATGAGCTGCTTAAGAAAATCAAGGTAGCTTTGCTACTTTTCTACATTAATTCAACAAAAATGACTGTTTTGTAGAATTAATTAAATTTAGTCATTCATTAAGAACTTGTACTCAAATGTTGCTTCATTGCATTGCAAGCAGGAATCGTCGATCATGAAGGATGTGCCAGTTGTGATAGTGTCATCCGAGAATATCCCAACTCGAATTAATCAGTAATTTTATCTTATAACTAACCACCTCATTATAATTCATTTGTAGTATATGTATCATCTGATACTGAATAAAGACTTTTGTAAAATTGACAGATGCATGGAAGAAGGAGCGCAAATATTCATGCTGAAGCCTCTGAAACACTCCGATGTCGAAAGGCTGAGATACCAAATAATGCAATGTTGAGCATAGAGTGACTATTCTCATCCCGTGGAAGAAAAGAAAGAGACAACTATATGTAAGAGTTATTATGAGAATTTAAGGACTCATGAAGTTCAATTGTTTACAAGTCTATATATCTTTTGAGATTTAGAACTCCCTGCTTTCATGAAGGCATATTTTTTTCATTTAAAGCACCAGCTGATGCAGATTCACATTCCCTTCTTGGTCACCTTAACACAAAAGCTGTGGAGCCAAATTCGACATGACTAATTCATTGTACGATAGCCTAGTATGACTTTTCATCCTCTAAActggatttaagttatatatacaaGCAGTGTAAAGAACTTTAACATGATCGGTGTAGTTTAAATACTTTTGAACTGCTCTTATACTAAATCGTCAATGCTCTCAGATTAAATAGGTAGTTTAAATACTTTTGAACTGCTCTTATACTAAATCGTCAATGCTCTCAGATTAAATAGACCTTATGCCATCGGCATGTATAGCTGGAATTTTATGTATTTCTTTATCACTTTCTTTCCCTACTTGTGCTCTTATCTACGCCAGTCCATGAAGGAGACCTATTTTGTATCAGAGCTGATAATTTGAGGTAGAACATTTTATGATTAAGAAATACGTCTGGAGCCAACCTTTTAAGCCAACCGTAGTATTTGAAACTCAGAATGATAGGTCTGGACCTCTATCCTTCTCCACTGAGATACTCGACTTAATTCGATTGGTGCAGGGCTCAAACTTGTGACACGTCCCTCACTATTTACCAATTGAACGGCTCCGACCAACTTTTTTATGAAGATGGAGTTGAAAAACATTCCAACTGTAAGTTGAATTTGAAAATTTTATAAATCAAACACcgattttaaaataaattaaaaaaatagaaaaaagtcAATAATTATCACGGCCAAACATGTCCGAAGtttcaacaaaacaacacaaACTTTGGAACTGTGTAATTAAAGGATTTGCAACAGCATATGGTTGAAAAGATTCAATTTTTCATCCACCCGCTGGACTAATAGTGAACAAACAATAACTCAAAAGTTAACTGGTACGAGGTAAAGTATACACAAAAAACCAAATTGAAATACTAACAATCCTCTGATACTGAACACAAACAACTTAGTCTTGCTAGAGTTTGGAGACACaaaaataatcttcaatttgggGGTTAACAGAAATGACtgtggtgatgatgatgatgctgcCTATGTTCATCCCATCCTAAACATTGCAGAAAAGGATAGCATGCCACAAAGATGCACCTCGTAA
Encoded here:
- the LOC132638172 gene encoding methionine--tRNA ligase, cytoplasmic isoform X2; its protein translation is MASTDRKQNIVSALCNHMSTLSLDPNSYSSNLDKDIKSLCIDIFSSSPNGPSITKDNELMKWVEFASNFPVDSGASFKFLSELNEDLSKKSVISGKGFKITETDIIVFAAVHSSVINLSNSDSNKLPHLLRWMDYIQTKGGVGDTFQTILLEKGQFAPPASKSVKKVDVESNAKKTEPETKQKAAAEKQKLPEKVDEKDKDISVSLLKLQIGHIKKAYKHPSADSLLVEEIDVGEEKCRQVVSGLAKFCSPEELTNRLVVLVTNMKPSKLRDVTSEGMVLCASNEDHTVVEPLIAPAGAKVGECISFSGHDGKPEDVLNPKKKQFDKIAVNLFTDDKGIATFKGIPFMTSAGPCISSIPRATIK
- the LOC132638172 gene encoding uncharacterized protein LOC132638172 isoform X1, coding for MASTDRKQNIVSALCNHMSTLSLDPNSYSSNLDKDIKSLCIDIFSSSPNGPSITKDNELMKWVEFASNFPVDSGASFKFLSELNEDLSKKSVISGKGFKITETDIIVFAAVHSSVINLSNSDSNKLPHLLRWMDYIQTKGGVGDTFQTILLEKGQFAPPASKSVKKVDVESNAKKTEPETKQKKAAAEKQKLPEKVDEKDKDISVSLLKLQIGHIKKAYKHPSADSLLVEEIDVGEEKCRQVVSGLAKFCSPEELTNRLVVLVTNMKPSKLRDVTSEGMVLCASNEDHTVVEPLIAPAGAKVGECISFSGHDGKPEDVLNPKKKQFDKIAVNLFTDDKGIATFKGIPFMTSAGPCISSIPRATIK
- the LOC132604180 gene encoding two-component response regulator ARR17-like — protein: MEMFASSSISRGMEEVLASDEPHVLAVDDNLIDRKLVERLLKKSSCKVTTAEDGLRALEYLGLGAHQDSSTNSNGSKVNMIITDYCMPGMTGYELLKKIKESSIMKDVPVVIVSSENIPTRINQCMEEGAQIFMLKPLKHSDVERLRYQIMQC